GCCTACCTGCGCAAGCAGCTGGTCAACGTCGCCATCGGCCTGGTGCTGATGGTGATGGTGATGGCCACCGACCACCGGTGGGTCCGGATCCTGGCACCGCTCGCCTACCTCGCCTCGGTCGGCGGGCTGGTGCTGGTGCTCACCAACGGCGTGGTCATCAACGGCTCGCGCTCGTGGATCCAGCTGGGCGGGATGTCGGTCCAGCCCTCCGAGCTCGCCAAGCTCGCCGTCGTCATCGGCATGGCGCTGGTCGTCGCGGAGCGCAGCGAGGCCCGCCGCCGGCGTACGGTCGACTGGGTCGACGTCACCTTGATGCTGCTGATCGCAGGCCTCCCGGCGGCGCTGATCCTGCTGCAGCCCGACCTCGGGACGATGCTCGTCCTCACCGCCACCGTCTTCGGGGTCCTGGCTGCCTCGGGGGCCCCGCGGCGCTGGCTCGCGCTGCTCGCCGGTGGTGGTGTCTCGGTGGCCGTGCTGGCTGTGTGGGCCGGGCTGCTCGAGGACTACCAGGTCGACCGCTTCCTGGCCTTCACCGACCCCGAGCTCGACCCCCGCGGTGCCGGCTACAACACCGAGCAGGCCCGGATCGCGGTCGGCAACGGCGGCCTGTTCGGGGAGGGGCTCTTCAACGGCTCCCAGACCCGGTCCGGCTTCGTGCCCGAGCAGCACACCGACTTCATCTTCACCGTCGCCGGCGAGGAGCTCGGCCTGCTCGGCGCCGGCGTGCTGATCGCGCTGCTGGCCGTCGTGATCTGGCGGGCACTGGTGATCGCGTCCCGTACCGACGACGTCTTCGGCCGGATCGCCGCCTCGGGCATCGCCTGCTGGCTCGGCTTCCAGGCCTTCCAGAACATCGGGATGTGCCTGGGCATCATGCCGGTCACCGGCGTCCCGCTGCCGTTCGTGTCCTCGGGCGGCAGCTCGATGTTCGCGGTGCTGCTCGCGGTCGGGCTGCTCCAGAACATCCACCTGCGCTCGTCGGCCTCCCCGACGCGCCACCTCAGCCCCGGGCGGGTGCTCGTCCGCCGCTGAGCGTGCATTCACCGGTCTCTCGGCTGGTCCGCGCCCCATCCGGGCGCGCTGGGGGCGTTGTCGCACCTCGACGGGCCTCCGGCCCGCCTTCGGCACTCCGCCTTGCCATCACACCCGTCGGGGGACGCTCACGACGGCGACGACCGGTGAGTCCAGGCTGATCAGGGGGCGATCGTGAAGTAGATGAACGACGCCAGGATCGCGAGGTGGATGCCACCGGCGAGCGGCTTGGCGCGACCTGGCACCACGGTCAGGACGGCGACGATCACCGACAGCAGCAGCAGCACCATCTCGGTGGTGCCGAGTCCGAGCTCCAGTGGTCCGTCGAGCCAGATCGAGGCCACCGCGATCGTCGGGATCGTGAGGCCGATCGAGGCCATCGCCGAGCCGTACGCGAGGTTGAGGCTGATCTGGACGTGCTGCCGGGCCGCGGCGCGCACGGCGGCGATCGACTCCGGCAGCAGCACCAGCAGCGCGATCACGACGCCCACCACGGCGTGGGGGAAGCCGACAGCGGCGACCGCGCTCTCGATCGCGGGCGACTCGACCTTGGCCAACCCCACGACCGCGACCAGCGCCCCGAGCAGCAGCGCCAGGCTGGTCAGGGCCTGCGGACCCGACGGCGGGTCGGCGTGGCCGTCGTCGTCCTCGTCGGGCAACGAGCCGCCCGCCTCGACGGGGAGGAAGAAGTCGCGGTGCCGGACGGTCTGGGTGAAGACGAACATGCCGTAGAGCGCGAGCGAGGCGACGGCCGCGAAGGTGAGCTGGCCGGAGGTGAACTCCGGGCCGGACGCCGAGGTGGTGAAGGTCGGCACCACCAGGGTGAGCGTCGCCAGGGTCACGACCGTGGCGAGCGCGGACCCGGCGCCCTCCGGGTTGAAGACGGCGAACTGGTGGCGCAGCGCGCCGACGACCAGGGAGAGCCCGACGATGCCGTTGACCGAGATCATGACGGCTGCGAAGACGGTGTCGCGCGCCAGCCCGGCGGTCTCCTGCCCGGTGGCCGTGACCATCAGGGTGACGATCAGGGCGACCTCGATGATGGTCACGGCGACCGCCAGGACCAGCGAGCCGAAGGGTTCGCCGACCCGGTGCGCCACCACCTCCGCGTGGTGGACGGCGGCCAGCACCGCCCCGATCAGCAGCAGCGCGACCAGCGCGAGGACCAGGTCTCCGGGCTTGCGTCCCCACGTGGCGACCAGGCCCACGAGGGCCGCCAACGGGACCAGCAGGGTCCAGCTGAACCGGCCCCGGACGACGTCGCTGCTCATGCCTGAACCCTAGGGGGCGAGGCCATCCCGACGGCCGTCGCGCTCAGGCGGCGGGAAGCGTGAAGGAGACCGCCGTCCCTCCGTCAGGGTTGTTGCGGGCGGAGATGGTGCCCCCGTGGCGGTGCACGATCTTGCGGCACAACGAGAGCCCGAGACCGGTGCCGGTGTAGTCGGCGGCGTGGCCGGGGGCGCGGTGGAACTCCTGGAAGATCAGCTCCTCCTCGCCCTCGGGGAGTCCGATCCCGTGGTCGGAGACGGTCACCCGGACGAAGCCGGGCTCCTCGTCGGGCCCGGACCGCACCGCCACCTCGGGGCGGACGCCCTGGGGGGTGTACTTGACGGCGTTGCTGACGAGGTTGGCGATCAGCTGCCGGGTCAGGACAGGATCGGCGTGCACGACGTCGTCGGCGGCCACCTCGAAGACGGGGGCCAGGTCCGGTCCGCTCGAGGCGTACGGCGCCACCACCTCGGCCACCAAGGGCTTGAGGGGGACGTCGGCCACGGCGAGCAGCCCGTCGCGCTGGACCGTGTAGGCGAGCCAGTCCTCGATGACCTGGCGCATCCGCTCGCCGCTGAGCTGGGCGCGCGACACGAAGGTGCTCGCCGGGGACGGCCCGGCCTCCTCGAGCGCGTCGGCAGCCATCTCGAGCCATCCCGAGAGGCCGGCCAGCGGGCTGCGCAGGTCGTGGGCGACCACCCCGGCGAAGCTGGTGAGCTCGCCGAGGCGCTCGCGCTCGGCGGTGACGTCGGAGAACAGGACCAGGGTCCGGGCGTCCTGGCCGGGGAGGTCCCACGAGCCCACGCCCAGGACCCGCTCGCCCCCGTCGCCGCGGACCACGATCTGGCGAGCGGCGTGCTCGACGCCGCTGCCCGGGAGCGCCGCGTCGGTGAGCGGCTCGCGGTCGAGGTCGTGGAGGCCGAGGTAGGTGGACCAGTTCATCTCCTGGCCGACGGGGATCCGGCGGCCGAGGAGCTGCCGCGCGGCGGTGTTGTGCATGACGACCCGGCGGTGCTCGTCGACCACCACCAGGCCGTCGGACATGGTGTCGAAGACGGTGCCGAGCAGCGTCGCCTGCTCGTGGGCTGCCCGTGACTGCCGGTCCAGCTCGGCGGTGGCCTCGGCCCGCTGGTCCCGCAGGATCGCCAGCTGGAGCGTGACGAACGTCGACGCGGTCAGCAGCAGGTCGATCAGCACGGACCCGGGGATGAACCCGTCGTAGCCGAACTGGTTGATCGGGTGGAGCGTCGCCAGCGCCCCGCCGACGGCCACGCCCAGCGCGTACGTCGCGGCGCCCCGCGGGCTCAGCATGCTGCCCGCCGCGATCGCCGGCAGCAGCAGCGACCAGGTCAGGGGCAGGTTGGGGTTGAGGTAGGTGACCCACAGCCCGGCCGCGCCCAGCGGCACCAGCAGTGCCACGGCCCACCGCGGCGCGGTCGTGGCCCGGCGGACGCCGAAGAAGAGCAGCAGGAAGGTCGCGCCGCCGACGTAGGCGTAGACCATGCTGCGGATGGTCCACCACAGCTGCAGCTCATCGAGCGCGCCGATCGCGACGTGGGGGAAACCGCCCACGAGCGCGACCGCCGCGCTGGCGACCACGGCGGAGACCAGCAGCCCCACGTGGGCCACGGCGCTGCCGGGCGACCACTCGGGCGACGGGCCGAAGCGCGCGTAGACCACCGCCATCAGGATGCCGCCGGCGATGTTGGCCGTCGCCATCCACAGGGAGTCGGCCGGGCCCCAGCCGAACGCCAGGGCCGGGCCCACGAAGATCACCAGCTGGGCGGCGAGGTGGGGGAGGACGTCGCGGCCGGGGCGGCTGCGGCCGTCCCAGACGACCGTCGTCCAGATGAAGGAGGCGGCCAGGCTCGGCCACATCTCGGTGGGGGTGCCCGGCGGCGGGATCTCGGCGAGGGCCAGCACGGTTCCGAGCAGCGCGACGAGGGCGACGACCAGCACGCGACGCTGGCGTCCCCCGACACGCGCACGCTCGCGCATCGCACTGTGAGAGGTGCCCACGAATCTCCCCCTAGCGGTACATCACGAGGGTAGGGGCTGGCGGGGACACCCGTGGGCGGTTGTGGGGAATCGGTTCCCTCCCCGCGACCGACGTACGATGAGCCGGTTCCCCACCAGATTGTCGAGGTGAAGCCGCCCGTGTCGGTCGCATCGGTCTTCCCGCGTCTCGAACCGAGACTGCCGTCGGTCCAGAAGCCGATCCAGTACGTCGGCGGCGAACTCAACTCCACCGTCAAGGACTGGGACTCGGTCGACGTCCGCTGGGCGTTGATGTATCCCGACGCCTACGAGGTGGGGCTCCCCAACCAGGGCGTCCAGATCCTCTACGAAGTGCTCAACGAGCGCGACTGGATCATGGCCGAGCGGACCTACTCGGTGTGGCCCGACATGGAGCAGGTGATGCGCGCCGGGGACGCCGCCGGTCCGATCCCGCAGTTCACCGTCGACTCCCACCGCCCGGTCGGGGCCTTCGACCTCTTCGGGGTCTCGTTCTCGACCGAGCTCGGCTACACCAACCTGCTCACGGCGCTCGACCTCGCCGGCATCCCGCTCCACGCCCGCGACCGCGGTGACGACGACCCGCTCGTCATCGCCGGCGGCCACGCCGCCTTCAACCCCGAGCCGGTGGCCGACTTCATCGACGCCGCGGTGCTCGGCGACGGCGAGGAGGTCGTGCTCGCGATCTCCGACGTGACCCGTGAGTGGAAGCAGGAGGGCCGCCCCGGCGGTCGCGACGAGCTGCTGCGACGGCTGGCCGTGGGTGGCAGCGTCTACGTGCCGCGCTTCTACGACGTCGCCTACGCCGCCGACGGGTCGATCGAGGCCGTCGTGCCCAACCGGCCCGGCATCCCCTACCGCGTCCGCAAGCACACCCTCATGGACCTCGACGCGTGGCCCTACCCCGCCAAGCCCCTGGTGCCGCTGGCCGAGACGGTGCACGAGCGGTTCAGCGTCGAGATCTTCCGCGGCTGCACCCGCGGCTGCCGCTTCTGCCAGGCCGGCATGATCACCCGCCCCGTGCGGGAGCGTTCGATCAACACCATCGGCGCGATGGTCGAGAACGGCATCCGGCAGTCCGGCTTCGAGGAGGTCGGCCTGCTGTCGCTCTCGAGCGCCGACCACACCGAGATCGGCGACGTCGCCTCCGGGCTCGCCGACCGCTACGAGGGCACCAACGTCTCGCTGTCGCTGCCCTCGACCCGGGTTGACGCCTTCAACATCACCCTCGCCAACGAGTTCTCCCGCAACGGCCGTCGCTCGGGGCTGACCTTCGCCCCGGAGGGCGGCTCGGAGCGGATGCGGAAGGTGATCAACAAGGCGGTCACCGAGGAGGACCTGATCCGCACCGTGGCGACGGCGTACTCCCACGGCTGGCGGCAGGTGAAGCTCTACTTCATGGTCGGGCTGCCCACCGAGACCGACGACGACGTCCTCCAGGTCGCCGAGCTGGCCAAGAAGGTCATCGCCAAGGGCCGTGAGGTCTCGGGCCGCAATGACATCCGCTGCACCGTGTCGATCGGCGGCTTCGTGCCCAAGCCCCACACGCCGTTCCAGTGGGCCTCCCAGCTCGACCACGAGACGACCGACGAGCGGCTGCGCCAGCTCCGCGAGACGGTTCGCGAGGACAAGCGCTACGGCCGGGCGATCGGCTTCCGCTACCACGACGGCAAGCCCGGGATCGTGGAGGGGCTGCTGTCCCGGGGCGACCGTCGGGTGGGTCGGGTCATCGAGCAGGTCTGGCGCGACGGTGGCCGTTTCGACGGCTGGAGCGAGCACTTCTCCTACGACCGCTGGATGGAGTCCGCGGAGTCCGCCCTCGCCGGCACCGGCGTCGACGTCGACTGGTTCACCACCCGGGAGCGGGACTACGACGAGGTGCTTCCGTGGGACCACCTCGACTCGGGCCTCGACAAGGACTGGCTGTGGGCGGACTGGGAGGACTCCCTCGCCGCGGCCGACGACCCCGACGGCGTCCCCGACGTCGAGGACTGCCGCTGGACGCCCTGCTACGACTGCGGGGTGTGCCCGGAGATGGACACCGAGATCCAGATCGGCCCCACCGGCCAGAAGCTGCTGCCCCTCAGCGTCGTCTGAGAGCGTCACCGGGCTCGGGCAGGATGGCCCCGTGCGACACGTCCCCGACAGCGAGCGCCGGGCCAGGCTGGTCCGACGTCATGCGATCGCTCCCGACCACCGGGTCGGCGACGCGGTGGCCGCGACCCGCGCGATGGTCGTGCTCCACGCGACCGAGCCGCACTCCGTCCATCTCTCGGTCGCGGCCCGGGTCGACGGGGTCACGGTGGCCGACGTCGACACCGCGCTCTACGAGGACCGCTCGCTGGTCAAGCAGCTGGCGATGCGCCGCACCCTGTTCGTCTTCCCCCGCGACCTGCTCCCGGCGGCGTGGGGGAGCGCCTCGGCCCGGGTCGCGGAGACCGAGCGCAAGAAGATCGGTCGCGACGTCGTCGTCGGCGGGCTTGCCACCGACGGTGAGGCCTGGCTGGGGGAGCGGCGCACCGAGGTGCTCGCACTCCTCGAGAGCGAGGGCGCACTCGGCGCCCAGGCGATCCGCGAGCGGCTCCCCGCGCTCGACGCGAAGGTCTCCGCCTCGCCCGCGAGCGCGAAGTGGGGCACCCCGCTCCCCGTCGCCCCGCGGGTGCTGACCTGGCTCGGTGCGCGCGGCGAGATCGTCCGCGGGGTCAACGGTGGTCACTGGCGGATCTCCCGCCCGCGCTGGACCCCGATGGCCGCGTGGCTGGGCGAGGTCCCGGAGCCCACCACCGAGGCCGACGGCTACGCCGAGCTCGTGGGTCGCTGGCTGGCGCGGTTCGGTCCCGGCACCGAGACGGACCTGGCCTGGTGGCTCGGCGGCACCAAGGGCGCCGTACGCCGGGCGCTCGCCGACCTCGACGCCGTCGAGGTGTCGCTCGACGGCGGCGGCACCGGCTGGGTGCTGCCCGACGACGTCGACCCCGCCGACCCGGAGCCGGCCTCGGCGGCGCTGCTCCCGACCCTCGACCCCACGACGATGGGGTGGAAGGAGCGCGACTTCTACCTCCACCCCGACGACGTGCGCCACCTCGTCGACAGCGCCGGCAACGCCGGCACCACCGCCTGGTGGGACGGCCGGGTCGTCGGCTGCTGGGTGCAGGACGACGACGGGCGGGTGCAGGTGGTGCTCCGCTCCGACCCCGGCCGCACTGCGCGTGCCGCCCTCGACCGGGAGGCCGCGCGCCTCACGGCCTGGCTCGACGGCCAGGTGATCGGCAACATCTACAAGTCCCAGCTGATGAAGGGTGCGGTGCTGCCCTGACCGATGGTTCAGGTTTGTGCGGTGCACGAACCTGACGCGGTGCGAGGCGGGCCAGCCCGCCGTCCTGCTGGATAGGTTCACGAGCGCCCAGCGACCGCTGGGCGATGGATCATCTCGGGAGACACCCCATGTCGAGTCAGTCATCGCCGTCGCGCCACCGGCGCGGCCTGGCCGCCACCGCGGCCGCCGTCCTCACCCTCGGTGCCCTCACCGCCGGCACCGGATCCGCCCAAGCCGCACGCGACGGGGACCGCCCGGCGCCGCTGCTGGGCACCGAGAAGGCCTCCGCCATCGACGGCCGCTACATCGTCGTCCTGGAAGGCCGCACCTCCACCGCCCGCGGCACCGACGCGGTCGAGCAGGCCCGCGCAGCCGGGGCCAAGGACGTCGACCGCTTCTCCACCGTGCTCGAGGGCTTCTCGGCCCGGATGTCCGACCGAGCCGTCGCCCGGCTGCAGGAGAACCCGAACGTCGCCTTCATCGAGGCCGACCAGCGCGTGTCGGTCGACGCGACCCAGTCGCCCGCGACCTGGGGCCTGGACCGCATCGACCAGCGCAACCTGCCGCTCGACAACGCCTACACCTACACCCCGACCGGCCAGGGCGTGACCGCCTACATCATCGACACCGGCATCCTCGCCTCGCACAACGAGTTCGGGGGCCGCGTCGGGTCCGGCTACACCGCGATCAACGACGGTCGCGGCACCAGCGACTGCAACGGCCACGGCACCCACGTCGCCGGCACGGTCGGCGGCACGACGTACGGCGTGGCCAAGCAGGTCTCCCTGCGCCCGGTCCGCGTGCTCGACTGCAACGGCTCGGGCAGCACCTCCGGCGTCATCGCCGGCGTCGACTGGGTGACCAGCAACCACGCCGCCGGCGCCCCCGCGGTCGCCAACATGAGCCTCGGCGGCGGCGTGTCCAGCGCCCTGGACACCGCGGTCAACAACTCGATCGCCGACGGCGTGACCTACGCCGTCGCGGCTGGCAACGAGAACACCAACGCCTGCAACGGCTCGCCCTCCCGGGTCGCCTCGGCGCTGACCGTGGGGTCGACGACGAGCACCGACGCCCGCTCGAGCTTCTCCAACTACGGCTCCTGCCTCGACCTGTTCGCGCCGGGCTCGGCCATCACCTCCGCCTGGCACACCGGCAACGCCGCCACCAACACCATCTCCGGCACCTCGATGGCGACGCCCCACGTCGCGGGCGTCGCTGCCCTCTACCTGCAGGGCAGCCCGTCCGCCTCGCCGGCCACGGTCAACAACGCGATCACCAGCACCGCCACCACCGGGGTGGTCTCCGGGGCCCAGACCGGCTCCCCGAACCGGCTGCTCTACTCCCCGCTGACCGGCGGCGGCACCACCCCGCCGCCCACCGGCGGCAACCTGCTGGTCAACCCGGGCTTCGAGTCCGGTGCCACGGGATGGACCTCGACCAGCGGTGTCATCACCAGCGCCAGCGGCGCGCCCGCGCGGACCGGCTCGTGGAAGGCGTGGCTCAACGGCTACGGCACCAGCACCACCGACACCCTGTCGCAGAGCGTCACGATCCCGGCTGCCTCCAGCGCCACGCTGTCGTTCCACCTCTACGTCAGCAGCGCCGAGACCACGACCGCCACCGCCTACGACCGGCTCACCGTCCAGGTGGTCTCGGGTGGCACGACCAGCACGCTCGGCACCTTCTCCAACCTCGACGAGGGCACGTCCTACGTGCAGCGCAGCTTCACCATGGCTGCCTACGCCGGCAGGACGGTGACCCTGCGCTTCACCGGCACCGAGGACGCCAGCCTCGCGACGAGCTTCGTCATCGACGACACCTCGATCACGACCGGCTGACCCGGCCGTTCCACGGCGACGCGCGCACCCGGCCAGGACCTCCTGTCCGGGTGCGCGCACCCCTCGACCGGCGCCCCGGCCGAGGGTGCAGGTTTGTGCGGTGCACGAACCTGACCGATGCCCCGGGGCTGCCGCGGTGGGTAGTTTCGCGAGCAGCCAGCAACCGCTGGGCATCGACACATCTCGGGAGCTACCGCATGTCGAAGTCGACACCCACGTCGCGCCGCCGGCGCGGCCTGGCCGCCACCGCGGCCACCGTCCTCACCCTCGGCACCCTCACCGCGGGTGCCGCCGCACCCGCCCTGGCCGCCCCCGCCGACGACGGCGCGGCGCCGCTGACGGGCGCCCAGAAGTCCACGGCCATCGACGGCAGCTACATCGTCGTGCTGGAGGACCGCGCCACCGACGCCGACGAGAAGGCGGTCGTCCGGGAGGCCCGGTCCGAGGGTGCGAGCGACGTCCAGCGCTTCGCCACCGTGCTCGACGGCTTCTCCGCCGAGCTGTCGGACAGCGCGCTCGAGGCGGTCCGCGAGCACGCCGACGTCGCGTACGTCGAGGCCGACCAGCGGGTCACGGTGGCCGCCACGCAGTCGCCGGCGACCTGGGGGCTGGACCGGATCGACCAGCGCAACCGTCCGCTGACGAACTCCTACACCTACGACCGGACCGGTCAGGGCGTCACCGCGTACATCATCGACACCGGCATCCGGGCGTCCCACAACCAGTTCGGGGGCCGGGTGACGGCCGGCGCCACGGCCATCAACGACGGTCGCGGCAGCAGCGACTGCAACGGCCACGGCACCCACGTCGCGGGCACCGTCGGCGGCTCGGTCCACGGCGTCGCCAAGCAGGTGACCCTCGTCCCGGTCCGGGTGCTCGACTGCAACGGCTCGGGCTCGACCTCCGGGGTGATCGCGGGTGTCGACTGGGTGACCGGCAACCACACCTCCGGCCCCGCCGTCGCGAACATGAGCCTCGGCGGCGGCGTCTCCACCACGCTGGACAACGCGGTCAGCCGCTCGATCTCCGACGGGGTGACCTACGCGGTGGCCGCCGGCAACGAGAGCACCAACGCGTGCAACGGCTCGCCGGCGCGCGTCGGGGCGGCGCTGACGGTCGGGTCCACGACGAGCACCGACGCCCGCTCGAGCTTCTCCAACTACGGCTCCTGCGTCGACCTCTTCGCCCCCGGCTCGAGCATCACCTCCGCGTGGTGGACCAGCAACACGGCGACCAACACCATCTCGGGCACCTCGATGGCCGCCCCGCACGTGGCCGGTGCCGCGGCGCTCTACCTCCAGGGCC
This genomic interval from Nocardioides euryhalodurans contains the following:
- a CDS encoding TIGR03960 family B12-binding radical SAM protein codes for the protein MSVASVFPRLEPRLPSVQKPIQYVGGELNSTVKDWDSVDVRWALMYPDAYEVGLPNQGVQILYEVLNERDWIMAERTYSVWPDMEQVMRAGDAAGPIPQFTVDSHRPVGAFDLFGVSFSTELGYTNLLTALDLAGIPLHARDRGDDDPLVIAGGHAAFNPEPVADFIDAAVLGDGEEVVLAISDVTREWKQEGRPGGRDELLRRLAVGGSVYVPRFYDVAYAADGSIEAVVPNRPGIPYRVRKHTLMDLDAWPYPAKPLVPLAETVHERFSVEIFRGCTRGCRFCQAGMITRPVRERSINTIGAMVENGIRQSGFEEVGLLSLSSADHTEIGDVASGLADRYEGTNVSLSLPSTRVDAFNITLANEFSRNGRRSGLTFAPEGGSERMRKVINKAVTEEDLIRTVATAYSHGWRQVKLYFMVGLPTETDDDVLQVAELAKKVIAKGREVSGRNDIRCTVSIGGFVPKPHTPFQWASQLDHETTDERLRQLRETVREDKRYGRAIGFRYHDGKPGIVEGLLSRGDRRVGRVIEQVWRDGGRFDGWSEHFSYDRWMESAESALAGTGVDVDWFTTRERDYDEVLPWDHLDSGLDKDWLWADWEDSLAAADDPDGVPDVEDCRWTPCYDCGVCPEMDTEIQIGPTGQKLLPLSVV
- a CDS encoding S8 family peptidase, coding for MSSQSSPSRHRRGLAATAAAVLTLGALTAGTGSAQAARDGDRPAPLLGTEKASAIDGRYIVVLEGRTSTARGTDAVEQARAAGAKDVDRFSTVLEGFSARMSDRAVARLQENPNVAFIEADQRVSVDATQSPATWGLDRIDQRNLPLDNAYTYTPTGQGVTAYIIDTGILASHNEFGGRVGSGYTAINDGRGTSDCNGHGTHVAGTVGGTTYGVAKQVSLRPVRVLDCNGSGSTSGVIAGVDWVTSNHAAGAPAVANMSLGGGVSSALDTAVNNSIADGVTYAVAAGNENTNACNGSPSRVASALTVGSTTSTDARSSFSNYGSCLDLFAPGSAITSAWHTGNAATNTISGTSMATPHVAGVAALYLQGSPSASPATVNNAITSTATTGVVSGAQTGSPNRLLYSPLTGGGTTPPPTGGNLLVNPGFESGATGWTSTSGVITSASGAPARTGSWKAWLNGYGTSTTDTLSQSVTIPAASSATLSFHLYVSSAETTTATAYDRLTVQVVSGGTTSTLGTFSNLDEGTSYVQRSFTMAAYAGRTVTLRFTGTEDASLATSFVIDDTSITTG
- a CDS encoding winged helix DNA-binding domain-containing protein; this encodes MRHVPDSERRARLVRRHAIAPDHRVGDAVAATRAMVVLHATEPHSVHLSVAARVDGVTVADVDTALYEDRSLVKQLAMRRTLFVFPRDLLPAAWGSASARVAETERKKIGRDVVVGGLATDGEAWLGERRTEVLALLESEGALGAQAIRERLPALDAKVSASPASAKWGTPLPVAPRVLTWLGARGEIVRGVNGGHWRISRPRWTPMAAWLGEVPEPTTEADGYAELVGRWLARFGPGTETDLAWWLGGTKGAVRRALADLDAVEVSLDGGGTGWVLPDDVDPADPEPASAALLPTLDPTTMGWKERDFYLHPDDVRHLVDSAGNAGTTAWWDGRVVGCWVQDDDGRVQVVLRSDPGRTARAALDREAARLTAWLDGQVIGNIYKSQLMKGAVLP
- a CDS encoding S8 family peptidase, which produces MSKSTPTSRRRRGLAATAATVLTLGTLTAGAAAPALAAPADDGAAPLTGAQKSTAIDGSYIVVLEDRATDADEKAVVREARSEGASDVQRFATVLDGFSAELSDSALEAVREHADVAYVEADQRVTVAATQSPATWGLDRIDQRNRPLTNSYTYDRTGQGVTAYIIDTGIRASHNQFGGRVTAGATAINDGRGSSDCNGHGTHVAGTVGGSVHGVAKQVTLVPVRVLDCNGSGSTSGVIAGVDWVTGNHTSGPAVANMSLGGGVSTTLDNAVSRSISDGVTYAVAAGNESTNACNGSPARVGAALTVGSTTSTDARSSFSNYGSCVDLFAPGSSITSAWWTSNTATNTISGTSMAAPHVAGAAALYLQGHPGASPSTVSSAIVGGSTTGVVTNAGSGSPNRLLYSRIS
- the rodA gene encoding rod shape-determining protein RodA, encoding MTYRAPRSASVRRVPGLDWLLMAAVAGLLVIGTLLVWSATSARDDLTAGDPTAYLRKQLVNVAIGLVLMVMVMATDHRWVRILAPLAYLASVGGLVLVLTNGVVINGSRSWIQLGGMSVQPSELAKLAVVIGMALVVAERSEARRRRTVDWVDVTLMLLIAGLPAALILLQPDLGTMLVLTATVFGVLAASGAPRRWLALLAGGGVSVAVLAVWAGLLEDYQVDRFLAFTDPELDPRGAGYNTEQARIAVGNGGLFGEGLFNGSQTRSGFVPEQHTDFIFTVAGEELGLLGAGVLIALLAVVIWRALVIASRTDDVFGRIAASGIACWLGFQAFQNIGMCLGIMPVTGVPLPFVSSGGSSMFAVLLAVGLLQNIHLRSSASPTRHLSPGRVLVRR
- a CDS encoding calcium:proton antiporter, with protein sequence MSSDVVRGRFSWTLLVPLAALVGLVATWGRKPGDLVLALVALLLIGAVLAAVHHAEVVAHRVGEPFGSLVLAVAVTIIEVALIVTLMVTATGQETAGLARDTVFAAVMISVNGIVGLSLVVGALRHQFAVFNPEGAGSALATVVTLATLTLVVPTFTTSASGPEFTSGQLTFAAVASLALYGMFVFTQTVRHRDFFLPVEAGGSLPDEDDDGHADPPSGPQALTSLALLLGALVAVVGLAKVESPAIESAVAAVGFPHAVVGVVIALLVLLPESIAAVRAAARQHVQISLNLAYGSAMASIGLTIPTIAVASIWLDGPLELGLGTTEMVLLLLSVIVAVLTVVPGRAKPLAGGIHLAILASFIYFTIAP
- a CDS encoding sensor histidine kinase → MGTSHSAMRERARVGGRQRRVLVVALVALLGTVLALAEIPPPGTPTEMWPSLAASFIWTTVVWDGRSRPGRDVLPHLAAQLVIFVGPALAFGWGPADSLWMATANIAGGILMAVVYARFGPSPEWSPGSAVAHVGLLVSAVVASAAVALVGGFPHVAIGALDELQLWWTIRSMVYAYVGGATFLLLFFGVRRATTAPRWAVALLVPLGAAGLWVTYLNPNLPLTWSLLLPAIAAGSMLSPRGAATYALGVAVGGALATLHPINQFGYDGFIPGSVLIDLLLTASTFVTLQLAILRDQRAEATAELDRQSRAAHEQATLLGTVFDTMSDGLVVVDEHRRVVMHNTAARQLLGRRIPVGQEMNWSTYLGLHDLDREPLTDAALPGSGVEHAARQIVVRGDGGERVLGVGSWDLPGQDARTLVLFSDVTAERERLGELTSFAGVVAHDLRSPLAGLSGWLEMAADALEEAGPSPASTFVSRAQLSGERMRQVIEDWLAYTVQRDGLLAVADVPLKPLVAEVVAPYASSGPDLAPVFEVAADDVVHADPVLTRQLIANLVSNAVKYTPQGVRPEVAVRSGPDEEPGFVRVTVSDHGIGLPEGEEELIFQEFHRAPGHAADYTGTGLGLSLCRKIVHRHGGTISARNNPDGGTAVSFTLPAA